CCCCGCCGCCCTTCGCGGCCGCCGGGTACGCGACGCCGAAAGCGCCGCCCGTCGCCGCGTTCGGGTTCGGCGTGGTCGTGCGGGCGATCGCGACGGTGCGCGGCGCGTCGAGGCTGAAGAGATTGCGGAACTCGACGGCGAGCGTCCCGGCCTGCGCACCCGTCGAGGCGTCGGGCACGACGAGGCCCTTGCTCCTCAGGTACCCGATGATGTCCGGGATCGTCGTCTGCTGCCCGGCGGCGAGGGTGAGCGTCACGAAGGGCACGCCGGTCGAGGATCCGAGAGAGGGCTTGTAGAAGAGATCGACCGGAGTCGGGAACGCGCCGTCGTTCGCGAGCGTGAGCTCCGTCGTGTAGTGAGAGCCGGCGGCGCCGAACACGTCGAGGACGACCGGGACCACGAGCCGCCGCGCCGCGGAGAGGCCGCCCGGGCGGTAGAGCGGGAGGATCGAGCCGTCGGAGGTCTTCGCGTCGTTGACGACGCCGTACGCCGTCCACGCGCCGATGCCGGACGAGCGCGCGATCTTCACGTACCCGTGCGCGGGCTCCGTCATCCCGGCCTGGAGCAGGACGCCGTTGAGCTGCTTCCATTCGCCGGGAGCAAGCGTGACGAGGATCGACGCCCCGGCGGTCGCACCCGACTGGTCGTAGACCTGGACGGAGAGCGTGATCGGGTCCGCGCCGCGCCCCGGAACGTGCGCGAACGCGAGGTTCGAACGAGAGACGCCGCTCACGCTGCGAAGACCGTAGATGGCGCCGGCTTCCTCGGCGGCGTCGAGGTCGGACGGGGCGTCGAGAAAGACGCCGTAGCTTCCCGCGGCGTCGGTCGCGTACGTCCGCGAGAAGGCGTAGAGCGCGTCCGTCCCGGCGTTCGGAAGCCTGGCCGGGTCGATGGACACCGTGAGAGAGCCCGCGACCGGCGGCGGGCCGATCGCGACGCCGCGGTCGCGCAGGAACTGGAGCGCGTCCGCTGCGCGGATCTCGGTGTGGGGCGCGAGCGCCACCGTGGCGCTGCCGCTCCCGGAGCCGGCGAAGTCGGGCGCGGCCGTGAACGCGACGACGGCGTCGAGGTCCGCGTCGGACCGGTTGCCGAGCGTGAGGTCGGACCGGAACCGCGCGCCAGAGGCCCCGGGCACGTCGAGGACGACGGGCACGAGCTTCGCGGAGGAGGACGTGTCGGCGGCGAAGAGGCCGCGGCCCGCGGTGCCCGCCCAGAGCGTCGTCCCGAGGACGCGCACGACGCGCGCGTCGACGCCGAACTCGACGCCCGCGCTCTCGGGCTGCCAGCCGCCGTCCTTCTTGCGGAGGACGCCCGCGGCGCCGCCGGCCGCAAGGGCCATCCCGTTGCCCGTGTCGAGCGACGAAACGAAGGCGGTGTTCGCGCCGAAGTCGTCGCTCCGCCACGATCCGGGGATCGAGCCGCCGAGTGTCGCCGCGGCGATGCCCGTCGCCGGCGCCGCAAAGAGCGTCGCCGCGTCGCCGCCGATGGCCTGCACGAGCGACGGTGCGCCCGGCGCGCCCTGCCACGTCTGCTTGCGCGCGAAGAGGGCCGTGCCCGTCGACGCGTAGAGGGTTCCGTCGACCTCGCGCGCCGCGAGGATCGACTCCGTTCCCGAGAGGCCGCCGTTGTCCGCCGACCACGAGGAGACCACCCAGCGCCACATCCCGGCGCTCGGCGTGCCGCCCGCCACGCTGCCGTCGGCCGCGACGCGCACGAGCGCGGACGGCACGACGCCGGCGGGGAGCCCGGCGACCGCGGGCGCCGTCGACGTGATGGACGCGTTGACGAGGGTGTAAGCCGAGACGTCGCAGTTCGACGCCGCGAGGAACAGCCCGGACGCGGCCGGCGCCTCGGCGCCCGCGCTCCCGACGCCGGCGAGGGACGTCACGTCGCCGCAACCGTTCGCGGAGGCGCTGCCCAGTACGGACGACACGGGCGCCAGGCCCGCGCCGCGCGCGGAGGCGAGCGTGGTCCCCGCGATCGTCGCGACGTCGGAGATCGTGGAGGCCCAGAGCCCCGTTCCCGCCTCCACCCACGACGAACCGGACAGTTGGTAAACGGGCGCTCCTGCGGTTCCCGCGTAGAGGTCCGTCCCCGCGGCCGTGAAACTGAGCGCGCCGGGGGCGAGGATCGTGAAGTTGTCGGGCGCCCAGGAGCCGGATTTCTTCAGGATGCCCGCGTCCGCCGTCGCGGCGCGCAGGACGCCGCCGCCGAACGTGATCGCGCGAACGTCGTGGAAACCGAAACCGGGCTCCGCGACCCAGGCCGCGCCGTTCCACGAGTAGAGCGTCTGGTCCGTGCCGGCCCACAGGACGCCGTTCACGGACGCGAGCGCCTGCACGGTCGCCGTGACGGGCATTCCCGTCGAGAGGAACGTGACTGCGGCGCCGGTGTAACGCGCGACGGTGCCACGGACGCCCGCGACGAGGTCGCCGTTCCAGACGGCGGCCGAAACGACCTTGCCGCCCGGGCTCGCGAGGACGGCCCACGTGTTGCCGGTCTTCTTCGCGACTCCGAGGCCCCCGGCCCAGACGCTCGTCCCGTCCGTTGCGAGCGCGGAGGGCTGCGTCACGGAGACGGGGACCGCTTCCGCGAGCCAGGAATCCACGCACGGTCCGCCGGGAGTCGGTGCACAGGCCACCTGCCGCTGCCACACCTGCGCGCCGTCGGCCGCCCAGACGGAGCTGCCCGACACGAGGGAGAGAACGTTCTGTCCCGCAAGTCCGCCGGGCGTCCACGCGCCCGAGGCCAGCTTCCAGACGCCCCACGGCGTTCCGGCCCAGACGTTCGTGCCGTCCGAGGCGAGCGCGGTCGCGGTCGCCCCCTGGAGCGTCGGAACCTGCTGGAACCTGAGCCCCGCGCGCGCGGGCGACGCCGCGCCGAGGACGGCGAGGCAGGCGAGCGCGACGGCGCGGGACGCGATACGGCGGGCGGGCGGGCGGCGTGTGTCTGTCACTTCGGACAGAATAGCGGTATTCGCTCGGCCGCAGGGTGCGTAACCTTTCGACGCTCCCGCGCGTCTGACCAGGTTGCACGCGCGGGACTCCTGGAGCGGCGTGTTGCGCTGGCAGCGGGGTTGCTCGTCAGTCGGCGTCCGGCCCCTGTAGGGTCAAATCGACGTGGAGGTTCGCTCCGTGAAAACGCCCCTGAAAGCGCTTCGGCCCGGCCGTCTCATCCTCCTGCTTCCCTTCTGCCTCGCGCTTTCCGCTTCCGCGGGCGAGATCCGCGGCCGGCTCCTGGTCTCGGACCGGGGCGACCGCCCCGCGGCGGGCGTGACCGTTTCCGCCGTCGCGTGGGAGACGCCGGGCGAAGAGGCGAAGCGCGAGGCGAAGGCCGGTCCGGCCCCGTCCGCCCCGAAGCCCTTCGCGACGGCGACGACGGGGGCCGACGGCTCCTTCGCGCTCACCGTCGCTGCCGAGGCCGGCAAGGAGAAGCTCTTCCGCGTCCAGGCCGAGGGCGCGGGCGTGGTGCCGATCCTCTTCGAGGACGTCTACGACGCATCCGAGACGGACGACCTCGGCGAGCACCTTCTGTCGCGCGCCGAGAAGATCTCCGGCACCGCGGTGGACGCCTCCGGCGCGCCGCTCGCGGGCGCCGACGTCGTCCTCGAGCCGGGCGGCGGCGGCCCAGGCGACCCGTCGTTCCGGACTCTCGCGCGGAGCGTCGTGACGGGCGCGGACGGTGTCTTCCGCTTCGAGGAGGCGGGCGCCACGGGCAACCGCATCACGGTGACGAAGGACGGGCTCGCACCCGCGCGCGCGTCGGGCCTGCGCGCCGGCGGCCTCGCGAAGCCGATCGCGCTCGCAACCGGGTTCCCGATCGCGGGCGTCGTCCGCGACGCCGCCAAGCGGCCAGTCGCGGGCGCGCTCGTGCGCTTCGAAGGCGTGAAGGCGACGACGCGCTGGATCCTGACGGACGCCGAGGGCGGGTTTGCGATCCGGAATGCGCCGGACGGCCGCGGGTCCCTCGTCGTGGACGCCGGGGACTCCGGGTGGGCCGCGAAGCCGGACGTCAAGCTCCCGCTCCCCGAGGGCCGCACGCTGACCGTCACGCTTGCCGCGCCGTCGGCGCTCACGGGCAAGGTCGTCGAGGAAAAGACGGGCCGGCCCGTCCCGCGCGCGAAGATCCTCCTCAAGGGGAACGCGTTCGCGCGGCTCGTGCGTACGGCGCCCGACGGCACCTACGCGCTGAAGGGCGTGCCGCCCGAGTCGTACCGCCTCTCCGTGGACGAGGCGCGCCACGTGCCGTGGGTCCAGGCCGCGCTCGCCCTCGCGCCCGGCGAGGCGAGGAAGCTCGACGTCGCGCTCACGCTCGGGGCGTCCCTCGCGGGCAAGGTCGTCGACGAGAACGGCGTCCCCGTGGCCGCGGCGCGCGGCACGCTCACGCGCGGAGGCGAGAGCGCGATGGCGGGCCTGCGGCAGATGATCCGCTCGGGCGCCGAGATCGCGGCGTTCCGGACGCGGCCCGACGGGACGTTCACGGCCTCGCGGCTCGCGCCCGGCGACAACCAGCGCCTCTTCGTGAGCCACGCGGAGTTCGAGCGCGCGACGCTGGCGGGCCTGTCCCTCCCGGCTGGCGGGACGAAGGGCGGCGTCACCGTCGTCCTCAAACGCGGCGCGACGATCACCGGCCTCGTGAAGGACGCAAGCGACCAGCCCCTCGCGGACGTGGAAGTCCAGGTCGATCCGTCGATGAACATCCGGAGCGGCGGCGGCGGCGTCATGATGAACTTCGTGCGGCTCGGCGGGCCGAGCGCGCGCCCGAAGACGAAGACCGGCGCGGACGGCGCGTTCGCGATCAAGGGCATCTCGGTCGGCGAGTACGCGCTCGTCCTCAAGAAGCCCGGCTTCGCGACCGAGCGCGTCGACCCCGTCAAGGTCACCGAACAGGGCGCCGAGCCCGTCCTCGTCGCGCTCGGGCCCGGTGCGAGCATCTCGGGCGCGGTGCGCCGCAAGAACGGCGAGGGCGTGGAGGGATTCCTCGTGCGCGCGGGCGCGGCGGCCGGCGGCGGCCGCGGCGGGCGCGGGGGCGGCGGCGGGCCCGGCGGCGGCCCCGGAGCCGGCCTCCTGAACGCGATCGCGGCCGACGGCGCGACCGGCGCGGACGGAGGGTTCTTCATCGACGGCCTCAAAGCGGGGCAGGCTTACGACCTCTCCGCGTTCGGCGGCGGGGGAATGGGGCCGCAGAAACGCGGAGTCGTGGCGCCTGCGGCCGGCGCGGACATCGTCGTCTCGGGCACGGGGCGCATCGCGGGCTTCGCGCGGGACGCAAAGTCGGGCCAGCCGCTCCGGAATTTCTCGGTCTCCTACGAGCCCGACCGTGGCGGCGGGATGGTCATCCGCATGGTCGCGCGCGGGGCCGGCGCACAGACCGGCATCGGGCAGAAACGCGACTTCCAGACGGAGGACGGAGCCTTCACGCTCGAGGACGTGCCCGCGGGGACGTGGACCGTCGTTCTCGACGCGAAGGGTTACCAGACGGCGCGCGTCGCGAGTCTCGCCGTGGACGAGGGCGGGACGAAGGACGGCGTCGAGGTGCGTGCGACGCCGGGCACGGTCCTCAAGGGGCGCGTGTCGGACGGAAAGACCGGGCGCCCGGTCGCGAACGCGACCGTGACCTGGGAGCCGGCGGGCGCCGGCGGAGGCGGCCCGGGCGGGATGTTCGGCCGCGGCGGCCCGCTGGGCCTCGACGGCGGCGACGAGACGACGACGGACGCCGAGGGCGCTTTCACCGTCGAGGGGATCGCGGCCGGACGCTTGAAGGTCACGGCGAAGAGCCCCGACTACGCGGACGGAAGCGAGGTCGCGGACGTCAAGGAGACCGGCGGCACCGTCGAGATCAAGCTCGCCTCGGGCGGCTCGGTGGGAGGCGTCGTGGTCTCGGGCAACCAGCCCGTGCCTGGCGCGACCGTCTCGCTCGCGGGCGCGGGCGAGGCCGGGTTCGGCCGCATCCTTGGCGGCGGACAGACGACGACGAGCGATGCGACCGGCAGGTTCGTCTTCGACCACCTCGTCGCGGGCCGGTACAGCGCGTCGGCGGGCCTGAATGGCAAGTCGAGCAACCTCGGGGAGGTCGTCCTCCAGTCGGGCGACACGCGCAACGACCTCGTCCTCTCGCTCTCGGCCGGCTCGACGATCCAGGGAATCGTGAGCGGCCTCCCGGACGGCTGGAAGAGCCAGACGACGGTGATCGCGAGCGGCGTCGAGTCGTTCTTCGCGACGACGAAGGTCGGCGCGGACGGATCGTTCCGGGTCGAAGGCGTCCCCGCCGGGCCCGTGACGCTGCGCGCGCAAGCGGGCGACGGCATGGGGACGTCGCGCAGCGCGACGAAGCAGGTCACCGCGGCCGACGACGTGCCGCTCCTCCAGACGGAGATCGTCTTCGACATCGGGTTCACGCTCTCGGGCCGCGTGACCCGCGCGAGCCAGCCCCTTGCGAACGCGATGGTCGTCGCGAACCTGCAGGGCGGCGGCGGCCGTCAGGCGACCGCGCGTACGGACGAGTCGGGCGCCTACGCGCTCCAGGGTCTGCAGGAGGGCTCGTACGCGGTCACCGCGTCGGCGGACCCGCTCACGGGAGGCGGGGCGTCGATGGTGCGCCAGACGGTGTCGCTCACGGGCGACCAGAGCCTCGACCTGAACTTCCCGACGGCGAAGGTCGCGGGACTCGTCACGGACTCGGACACGAAGCAGCCGCTCGCCGACGTGACGGTCTCTCTCTCCGCGCCGCCGGCGGCGAACGGCTCCGGCGGCGTCCAGCGGATGACGCAGACGGACTCGACGGGCCGGTTCCAGTTCTCGGACATCGCGCCGCAGGCCTACACGCTCAACTGCTCGAAGCCGGACTACCAGTACGACAAGCGCGCGATCACGGCCGCCGACGACGGCTCGAGCGAGAACCTCGCCGTCGAGCTCGCGCGCGGGCAGGGGATCGAGATCCAGGCGCGCGACGGGCTCGCGGGCGTCCCGATGCGCAGCGTGTCCGTGCGCGTCCTCGACGGGTCGAGGGCGGCGGTCTACGCCGGAACGATCTCGCTCGACTCGAACGGCGCGGGCGAGATCACGTCGCTCAAGCCGGGCGGCTACTCCCTGTTCGTGAACGCGAGCGGCTACGCGACCGTCTACATCGCGAGCGTCTCCGTTCCGTCACGGGCGCTGCCCGTCACGCTCACGCCGGGCGGGTCCGCGGACATCTCCGTCGGGCCGAAGT
This Acidobacteriota bacterium DNA region includes the following protein-coding sequences:
- a CDS encoding carboxypeptidase regulatory-like domain-containing protein produces the protein MKTPLKALRPGRLILLLPFCLALSASAGEIRGRLLVSDRGDRPAAGVTVSAVAWETPGEEAKREAKAGPAPSAPKPFATATTGADGSFALTVAAEAGKEKLFRVQAEGAGVVPILFEDVYDASETDDLGEHLLSRAEKISGTAVDASGAPLAGADVVLEPGGGGPGDPSFRTLARSVVTGADGVFRFEEAGATGNRITVTKDGLAPARASGLRAGGLAKPIALATGFPIAGVVRDAAKRPVAGALVRFEGVKATTRWILTDAEGGFAIRNAPDGRGSLVVDAGDSGWAAKPDVKLPLPEGRTLTVTLAAPSALTGKVVEEKTGRPVPRAKILLKGNAFARLVRTAPDGTYALKGVPPESYRLSVDEARHVPWVQAALALAPGEARKLDVALTLGASLAGKVVDENGVPVAAARGTLTRGGESAMAGLRQMIRSGAEIAAFRTRPDGTFTASRLAPGDNQRLFVSHAEFERATLAGLSLPAGGTKGGVTVVLKRGATITGLVKDASDQPLADVEVQVDPSMNIRSGGGGVMMNFVRLGGPSARPKTKTGADGAFAIKGISVGEYALVLKKPGFATERVDPVKVTEQGAEPVLVALGPGASISGAVRRKNGEGVEGFLVRAGAAAGGGRGGRGGGGGPGGGPGAGLLNAIAADGATGADGGFFIDGLKAGQAYDLSAFGGGGMGPQKRGVVAPAAGADIVVSGTGRIAGFARDAKSGQPLRNFSVSYEPDRGGGMVIRMVARGAGAQTGIGQKRDFQTEDGAFTLEDVPAGTWTVVLDAKGYQTARVASLAVDEGGTKDGVEVRATPGTVLKGRVSDGKTGRPVANATVTWEPAGAGGGGPGGMFGRGGPLGLDGGDETTTDAEGAFTVEGIAAGRLKVTAKSPDYADGSEVADVKETGGTVEIKLASGGSVGGVVVSGNQPVPGATVSLAGAGEAGFGRILGGGQTTTSDATGRFVFDHLVAGRYSASAGLNGKSSNLGEVVLQSGDTRNDLVLSLSAGSTIQGIVSGLPDGWKSQTTVIASGVESFFATTKVGADGSFRVEGVPAGPVTLRAQAGDGMGTSRSATKQVTAADDVPLLQTEIVFDIGFTLSGRVTRASQPLANAMVVANLQGGGGRQATARTDESGAYALQGLQEGSYAVTASADPLTGGGASMVRQTVSLTGDQSLDLNFPTAKVAGLVTDSDTKQPLADVTVSLSAPPAANGSGGVQRMTQTDSTGRFQFSDIAPQAYTLNCSKPDYQYDKRAITAADDGSSENLAVELARGQGIEIQARDGLAGVPMRSVSVRVLDGSRAAVYAGTISLDSNGAGEITSLKPGGYSLFVNASGYATVYIASVSVPSRALPVTLTPGGSADISVGPKSFVNGILRGTLRTAAGMPYPYTLFNTDGRLAITADATGQTGFRRLTNLAPGSYVLALDGGGGTTFTVNEGGITPVQLP